TTCCACTTTCTGCTATCCTTGTAGCATCTTTATTTGAGCCCATAGTTTTCTTGGTTAAAGAGGTGAAGAGATGGGAAGAAAGAGTGAAGGGAAAATTATCTCATGTACCTTGAAGCAAAACTTCTTGAAAATCCCTTATCCCTCTCCACAGAATCCCACGCTTAAATGCAGCTGCTcctgtcttttctctttctcacctTGTCTCTGCAAATACCTAATTCTCTCCACTGCGCAAAACTGGATCTCTTCCTCACCCCTCTTTCCTCTTCCCATAAACCGTAatccttttttcttcctgtttaaaaaaatttttttaataacacttttattgagataaaattcgcatgccataaaattcacccttttaaagtgtgtAAGTCCATAGTTTTATTATATTCAGAATTGTGTAACCATTATCATTGTCTGATttgagaacatttttatcacctcatacccattagcagtaaCTCCCTATTTATTCAGGCCCCCAGCCCCCTGAcaactttctgtttctatggaattgcctattctggacatttcatataaatggactcatacagtattacacaaaaaaaaatcttttgtgactggcttcctcCACTTAGCATAATCTTTCTTAGGTTCAgtcatgttgtagtatgtatcattacttctacatttttattgctgaataatattccatagtTTCAATATTAtatgttttgtttattcatttagtagttggtggacatttgggttgcatACGCTTTTTGGCTACTTGTAAAtattgctgctatgaacattcctaTACAAGTTTTGCttggacatgtgttttcatttctcttgagtatacacccaggagtggaattgctgggtcatacagtaactctatgtttaacattttgagaaactgccagactgttttccagagtAGCTATAccttttacaatcccaccagcaatgtatgatgactccagtttctccatatcctcaccaatacctgttgttatctgatgttttggttctagctatcctagtgggtgtgaagtttctcattgtggttttgatctgcattttgctgatgactaataatattgagcatcttctcatatgctttttgccatttgtatatcttttttggagaaatatctgttcaaatcctgtgcccattttttaattcagttatttgtctttttattattgagttgtgagttttatttatatattctggatagaagtcctttatcagatatatgatttgcaaatcttttctcccatgataGGGGTCGTCTTTTCCCTTTCTTGATCTTATCCTTTGaagtacaaaagtttttaatttagatgatgtctaatttatctattttttcttttgtcgctgtgcttttggtgtcgtagctaagaaaccattgcctaatccaagatcacaaagatttactcctatgtttttttctttaaccctTAATCTTGTAGCTCCATTTAGCCTCTCTAGTGTTCTGCCTCTCTCCATCTCCACCCATTACTCCAGTCAACACACTAAGTCTTAGAAATCCAGTAAAGGAGCCTCCCTctcagaaagaggaggaggaagaaagattgttcctgtttgcttttttaatttaatgtaaataattttgttttaatactTTGTCCCTCACACATGTATTTAATTagccattttaattttttcttttatgtattgtcCATGTCCTTGAGCATATGTGACTTGCTTAGCTATTTATGTTAATAGCTATGATCCTATGTTCTAAATGAGttaaattttaagaaattggGATATCGAGGGCTCAACTAAATGATGGATAAGAGAAAGGTAATAtggaatttggaaaccctggtggtgtagtggttaactgctacaactgctaaccaaaggatcggcagttcaaatccaccaggcgctccttggaaactctgtggggcagttctactctgtcctatagggtcgctatgagttggaatcaactcgatggctctgggtttggtttggtttttaatatggAATTTAAGCTCAGGGTGGGTGTAAGGGAAATGACAGGAATAAAAAGGGAAGGAAGATAAATGAATTAATTAGGAGAAATTAGTAGATGTGAGAGTCTAAGGGAGTGAAGACTGTTGGAACCTGAGCTTGGAAGCACAGGAGACTAGAACTTGAGGAGGCCATTCTGCCACAAACTAGCCAAGAGACCAGAGAGGCTAAAATGGTCTCTGTATCCTTGGGGCTAGGAGACCTTGAAAAAGAGAGAACTTTAGCCTATCAGAGGTAAAACTGGGAAGAGAAGACTATTTCTAGAGGATCCCAGTAGTAAAGGCTCTAGGCCAGAACTGGGCAGATTTGGGTACCTCAGTGTTAAgagggtggaaaccccaggttcttgctcagcatgactcgtattaaccaataaatgagagactgaggtgggagaacaggaaagccaCCTTTATTTGGTTGCGCAAAGAAAAGGAGTTAGTCGGagatgctgctgccaagactgctccccaCAGGTGAGGAGACAAGTttcttttaaaggggtttacagaTAGGGGGTTCATACAGGTTACATCAGCAACATCCTTAATCCTTTTacgcaggtgcaatggggtttacatataacctccaagaaAAGGCAGGACTCAAATGCAAAGCTAGTGGGGAGGAGGCctagcaaaggaaacaggattttttttttcttacaaatattctttttattttgttttgttttaattttttattgtgctttagatgaaggtttactgaacaaactagtttctcattaaacagtcagtacacacattgttctatgacactggttaacaaccagtgtcaacactcacccttctcaaccttgggttccctattatcagctatcctaggaaacaggatttttaatgcagCACTGTGGGGGAGAAGCCaaacaaaggaaacaggatttttaatgcaaCACTGTGAGCTCTGCCTCATCAGGAGGTCTATATCCTGAGCCAGATAAATAGTAAGCATGTATTATGCCTCTCATGTTTGCCAGGCTTTATATGATGTTATGCTAGAGTGAtacaaaagagataaaaatagaCCCCCACATCCATTGAGTAGGATGAGGTTGACATCAGCCATACTATCAGTCATCCTTCATTCAAGAAGCTCTAGTGTAGTAATGGAGATAGTAACAATACTTAGCTCACAGCCAATCAGAGAGGAACATATATTCTGGGGCTCAGAGGAGGAGAAAGGGGGTCAGAGGTGCCAGTCACTTGGTCAAGTGATAAtagtatatttaaaaatacttttcttgAAAAATTATAGCTTATTGCTTTGAGGACATGATATACTACTCATGATTTTTCTTTAGTCTATAAACCTGTGTGCTATAGCTATGTCTAAGACATTTCTGTGTATCCCTTCAGTGCCAGCACACTTTCAAAAATCCTAGATGTTTCTATCTTAGTGATGTCACTATTCATAGTTTTCTTATACTCGGGGCTAGTCATTGCTTACTGGTGAGGACGGGGTCCTTGAAAGAGAAAAGTGCTGTCCCTCAGGTCCTCGGACCTTCATATGTGGCATGAAAAGGGGCTTGGCCTTTTATCACAAATGGATAAGTGGTGAACTTAAAATGAAGGGGGAGATCAAGAGCTGGACCTGTGCAATGCAGAAAGTTGTGGTGGGCTACCACCTTACCAGAGCGCCATCTTGACTAAGCCTTTTCTCCTCTTGGGCTCTTCTCCGTGCGAAAATTATATGCCAAAGGGCATGTCTCTGACTTCCAGGGAGGTGACACTAggttccctttctttccttctctctccaggTGCCAAGCTCTCCTGATGAAATGTGTTTTACCCCACTGGGCTCCTGGGGCAGTGTCTGGTGCTGTTGATGCCCTTGTTCGAACTTTCCAGAATGGATAGTCCCCCAAAGCTGACTGGAGAGACCCTCATCGTCCACCACATTCCTCTGGTGCACTGTCAAGTCCCAGACAGGCAGTGCTGTGTTGGGGCAAGTGGAGGTGGTGGGAGCACAAGACCCAACCCCTTCTGCCCATCTGAGCTGGGCATCACCCAGCCTGATCAAGACTTAGTACAAGCAGACTCCCTACTATACAACAGTCTGCACTCTGCTCCAGGGGGATTGGCAAGGTCTACAGATAGCACCAAGAGTAGGGGTCGGGATGGACGAGGCTCCGGGGCCCCTAAGAGACGCAATCCCTTCTTGCTGCAGGAAGGTGTGGGTGAGCCAGGACTTGGTGACCTATATGATGACAGCACTGGTGACAGTACCACCCAGCAGTCCTTCCACCTTCATGGAGTTGGCCAGCCCCCCTTCCATCTGTCATCTTTTCAGCTACCACCAACTGGCCCTGGAGTGGGCAGGCCATGGGGGACAACACGCAGTCGAGCTGGAGTGGTGGAGGGGCAGGAACAGGAGCCAGTGACAACCTTGGATACCCAACACTGCAGCATTCGCCACTGCTGCAGGCCAGAGCTGGAAGCAGAGACCATGGAGCTAGATGAGTGTGGGGGACCTGGTGGCAGTGGGGGTGGAGCCAGTGATACCTCTGGATTTTCCTTTGACCAGGAATGGAAGCTCAGTTCAGATGAATCCCCAAGGAACCCTCGATGCTCAGGGTCAGTACGCCAGCACTGCCGCTGCAGTAGCACATCTAGTCAGTCTGAGGCGGCTGACCAATCCATGGGCTATGTGAGTGACTCCTCCTGCAACAGCTCAGATGGTGTGTTGGTCACCTTCAGCACCCTCTACAACAAAATGCATGGCAACTCCCGTGCCAATCTCAACTCTGCCCCACAGACCTACAGCGACTCTTCCTTCTGTAGCCACTCAGACCCTGGCACCTTCTACCTGGACCTACAACCCTCTCCAGCTGAATCTAAGATGTCTTGTGAGTCCCACCTCCCTGACAgtggaggaagagaagggggCTATGGTTGTCCTCATGCCTCATCTCCTGAGCTTGATGCCAACTGCAACTCCTACCACCCACACTGTGAGCCCTGCCCAGCTATGGCTGACCTCACAGCCTGCTTTCAGAGCCAGGCCCGTCTTGTTGTAGCCACACAGAATTACTATAAACTTGTCACCTGTGACCTGTCCTCCCAGTCATCCCCAAGCCCAGCTGGCTCTTCCGTCACCAGCTGCTCAGAAGAACCCACAAAGATAAGTCCCACACCAGGTCCTGGCCCAGAACCAGGCCCCAGCCAGCCCTCTGAGTATTACCTATTTCAGAAGCCAGAAATCCAGCCAGAAGAACAAGAAGCATTGGGTTCCTCAGCAGAAGCAGTGGCTGCTGTGGGCCCCACTGTGATGGAGGGACAAGTGTACACTAATACTTCACCCCCCAACCTTAGCACTGGACGTCAGCGCTCTCGCAGCTATGATCGCAGCCTCGAGCGCAGCCCTCCTGTCCGCCTGGGCTCACTGGAACGCATGTTGAGTTGCCCAGTGCGTCTGAGTGAGGGCCCTGCAGCCCTGGCTGGGCCTAGCTCCCTACCCAAGCGGGTCACCTCCTTTGCTGAGCTGGCCAAGGGCCGGAAGAAAGCTGCAGGCTCTGGGTCTCCCCCACTTCGGGTGAGCGTTGGAGACTCCTCCCAGGAGTTCTCACCCATCCAAGAAGCCCAACAAGATAGAGTGGGCCCACCAGATGAGGGTACTCGCTGTAGCCATAGCCTACCACCCATCCCCTTGGGGCCAAGCGTGGACCTAGTTGGCCCAGAGTCCTGGTCCACCCAGGTCTGCCAGGGTCCCCAGTCCAGCGAGATGCCACCTGCTGGCCTGAGAGCTGCTGGGCAAGACCCTGTAGCTCAGCTGATGGATCCAGGGCCGGCTCTTCCAGGGACCCCAACCAACAGCCATACCCAGAGGGATGCAAGAGCTAGAGCTGACGGTAAGGAACCTAGGGGCTGGAGAATACCAGGATCTGTGCATGGCCTCCTCAGTGATAGGTCCCTGCCAACCACCCTATCCGTACCACTAGAGGTTTCTCAGTCTAGAGCTATCACCTTTCCAATCCAGAGTATGCCCTGTAGTTAAAATGAGGGGAAGAGGGTAGAGAATAAAAAATATACCAAGGAGGTGAAATCAACAGAACATAGAGACTGGTGTGTTGGGAAAGGAAGTATTCAGAAGATTATGATTCTCAGTCCGATTGCCTGGAAAGATGATGATACCATGGTTAGGAACTATGAACACAGGAGTAGATTTATTGGAAGAGAAACAAGTCATGAGTTCAGTTTTGAACATTTAGGAATTTGCAGTGCTTCAGGGAGAGCCAAGAGATATATCCAACGGGCAAACCACACTGAGAGTCTATGAAGTTATTCTTTGATCAGTGATTGTGACCACACTCCAAAGAGCCTGAGACTTGACACTTGGCCTTTAAGCTCCAAGAAGCTTCTGTAGGCCAGCTCTTTCTCTATTTACTTTATTAATTTGTAAGTAATTTTAAGTATATCTTACACCAGGCCATATGTTAAGTGGGTACTGGTGATGGAGAGATGAGAGGGACACTGTCCACAAGAAATTAAGACTAAAGAcggaaacataataaaaatgcagAAATGGTAGTATATCGTACTTTGGTAGGAATATCTAACTCAAACTGAAATATTGTGGAAGGACTGCTAACACAGCTTAAATATAAATACAGCCTAGAAACATGATTAGGAATAGGCTTTGCAGAGACTTGGGAGAAGAGCATTCTAGGCTCATAGAATAGACTATACAAAACCACTAAAGCACAGAATAGCTTGATGCTATCCAGGACCTGTAAATAATTTGATATAGCTATAGTGGCATGGGGATGGAACTATTTAAGGATTTTAGTCAGGGAAGTGGCATTTTGGTTTGTTTATAACAGCTTAGTGGcatgctttgatttgcattttagaaagatcactcaGTTGTTTGGGTGGAGGATGGGTTAGAAGGGGTATCTCCCTGG
The sequence above is drawn from the Elephas maximus indicus isolate mEleMax1 chromosome 9, mEleMax1 primary haplotype, whole genome shotgun sequence genome and encodes:
- the RUSC2 gene encoding AP-4 complex accessory subunit RUSC2 isoform X3; this translates as MPLFELSRMDSPPKLTGETLIVHHIPLVHCQVPDRQCCVGASGGGGSTRPNPFCPSELGITQPDQDLVQADSLLYNSLHSAPGGLARSTDSTKSRGRDGRGSGAPKRRNPFLLQEGVGEPGLGDLYDDSTGDSTTQQSFHLHGVGQPPFHLSSFQLPPTGPGVGRPWGTTRSRAGVVEGQEQEPVTTLDTQHCSIRHCCRPELEAETMELDECGGPGGSGGGASDTSGFSFDQEWKLSSDESPRNPRCSGSVRQHCRCSSTSSQSEAADQSMGYVSDSSCNSSDGVLVTFSTLYNKMHGNSRANLNSAPQTYSDSSFCSHSDPGTFYLDLQPSPAESKMSCESHLPDSGGREGGYGCPHASSPELDANCNSYHPHCEPCPAMADLTACFQSQARLVVATQNYYKLVTCDLSSQSSPSPAGSSVTSCSEEPTKISPTPGPGPEPGPSQPSEYYLFQKPEIQPEEQEALGSSAEAVAAVGPTVMEGQVYTNTSPPNLSTGRQRSRSYDRSLERSPPVRLGSLERMLSCPVRLSEGPAALAGPSSLPKRVTSFAELAKGRKKAAGSGSPPLRVSVGDSSQEFSPIQEAQQDRVGPPDEGTRCSHSLPPIPLGPSVDLVGPESWSTQVCQGPQSSEMPPAGLRAAGQDPVAQLMDPGPALPGTPTNSHTQRDARARADGQVVKPLPLTCPDFQDAFSLTEKPPAEFCLSPDGNSEAISIDLLQKKGLVKAVNTAVDLIVAHFGTSRDPGVKAKLGNSSVSPNVGHLVLKYLCPAVRAVLEDGLKAFVLDVIIGQRKNMPWSVVEASTQLGPSTKVLHGLCNKVSQFPELTSHTMRFNAFILGLLNIRSLEFWFNHLYNHEDIIQTHYQPWGFLSAAHTVCPGLFEELLLLLQPLALLPFNLDLLFQHRLLQSGQQQRQHKELLRVSQDLLLSAHSTLQLARARGQEGPGDLDRTAHGERVKGVGAPEGGEEEEETEEVAEAAQGSGQGRWARGGQAGWWYQLMQSSQVYIDGSTEGSRFPRGGSNSSSGGSSSSSSSSEKKKGAGGGGPPRAPPPREGVVEGAEACPAPEEALGRDRGWPFWMGSPPDSVLAELRRSREREGPTAPPAENEEGASEPSPGGIKWGHLFGSRKAQREARPTNRLPSDWLSLDKSMFQLVAQTVGARWEPEPKESLQEPHSVALPSKPPCEVQALCHHLATGPGQLSFHKGDILRVLGPAKGDWLRCSRGPDTGLVPLAYVTLTPTPSPTPGSSQN